The Arachis duranensis cultivar V14167 unplaced genomic scaffold, aradu.V14167.gnm2.J7QH unplaced_Scaffold_232527, whole genome shotgun sequence genome contains a region encoding:
- the LOC127744216 gene encoding histidine-containing phosphotransfer protein 1-like: protein MAMAILQDLLQEYINSLFVEELVNDQFLSLKNTEELDCVVQMIEKYFEYVDMILPELSCQFDNSKVDFSKLASLVREIEEKSTSIGTEHMRLACSVLIKACDEKNKKNFTQSLLWLKREFSNTKNKLTSIIQMERRIRRLKEKRLRSLN from the exons atggcAATGGCAATTCTCCAAGACCTCTTGCAAGAATACATAAACTCATTGTTTGTTGAG GAGCTAGTGAATGATCAATTTTTGTCTCTGAAAAACACTGAAGAACTAGACTGTGTTGTACAGATGATTGAAAAGTACTTTGAATATGTTGACATGATCCTTCCAGAGCTTTCTTGTCAATT TGATAATTCAAAAGTTGACTTCTCTAAGTTGGCATCCCTAGTTCGTGAGATAGAGGAAAAGAGCACCAG CATTGGTACAGAGCATATGAGACTTGCATGTTCAGTTCTCATTAAAGCTTGTGAcgagaagaataaaaaaaa ttTTACTCAAAGTCTACTCTGGCTTAAGCGTGAATTTAGCAATACTAAGAATAAATTGACGTCTATTATTCAg ATGGAGAGAAGGATTAGAAGACTTAAAGAAAAGAGATTAAGATCACTAAACTAG
- the LOC127744259 gene encoding cytochrome P450 94C1-like: MESTLGLLFFLFTLLFCIFSFLLFLSRMKPWCNCHTCRTYTTMSWTTHFTNLSDWYTHLLRNSATGTIHVHVLGNIVTSNPINVEYMLKTRFQNYPKGRPFSAILGDLLGHGIFNVDGSAWMFQRKMASLELGSVAVRTYALQIVTEEIRTRLLPLMVSSVACGQQDQDSGMDLQDILRRFSFDNICKFSFGVDPGCLQPSLPVSPFAAAFDTASKLSAERAMTSSPITWKIKRLLNIGSEKKLKQAIKIINNLAEELINKRRKIGFSTRKDLLSRFMSSVENDNKYLRDIVVSFLLAGRDTVAAALTGFFFLLSKNPSVEVLIREELDRILDNPVQECASFEQLQQMHYLTAAIYESMRLFPPVQFDSKFAQEDDVLPDGTFVPMGTRVTYHPYAMGRMDRIWGSDCLKFKPERWLHAGVFVPEDPFKYPVFQAGVRICLGKELAVVEMKSLVATLIRQFDIRVVGSDTEPRFAPGLTATMRGGLSVRVYERSR; this comes from the exons ATGGAGAGCACATTGggtttgttgttcttcttgttcacACTCCTCTTCTGTATCTTCTCATTCCTGTTGTTCCTCTCGAGAATGAAGCCATGGTGCAACTGTCACACTTGCAGGACCTACACAACAATGAGTTGGACCACCCACTTCACAAACCTCTCCGATTGGTACACTCATCTCCTCCGTAACTCCGCCACCGGAACCATCCACGTCCACGTCTTGGGCAATATCGTAACTTCAAACCCCATCAACGTTGAGTACATGCTTAAGACGCGCTTCCAAAACTACCCCAAAGGGAGGCCGTTCTCCGCGATCCTGGGCGATCTCTTGGGCCACGGGATCTTCAATGTTGACGGCAGCGCGTGGATGTTCCAGAGGAAGATGGCCAGCCTGGAGCTCGGGAGCGTGGCGGTTCGGACCTACGCGCTGCAGATAGTGACGGAAGAGATACGAACCAGGCTCCTTCCTCTCATGGTTTCTTCGGTTGCATGTGGTCAACAGGACCAG GATAGTGGGATGGATTTACAAGACATATTGCGACGTTTCTCGTTCGACAACATTTGCAAATTCTCCTTCGGCGTGGACCCAGGTTGTCTCCAACCATCCCTACCTGTTTCACCCTTCGCCGCCGCTTTCGACACGGCCTCCAAGCTCTCGGCAGAGCGTGCAATGACATCATCACCAATCACATGGAAGATCAAGCGCCTACTTAACATTGGATCCGAGAAGAAGCTGAAGCAAGCCATCAAAATCATAAACAACTTAGCAGAAGAGTTAATAAACAAGCGCAGGAAAATCGGATTCTCCACAAGAAAGGATCTCCTCTCAAGGTTCATGAGCTCTGTCGAAAACGACAACAAATACCTCAGAGACATAGTCGTTAGTTTTCTATTGGCTGGTCGCGACACAGTTGCGGCCGCGTTAACcggtttctttttcttattatcCAAAAACCCGAGTGTTGAGGTCTTGATCCGGGAAGAATTGGACCGGATCCTGGACAATCCGGTCCAGGAATGTGCGAGTTTTGAGCAGCTGCAGCAAATGCATTATCTCACTGCTGCGATTTACGAGAGCATGAGACTCTTTCCGCCGGTTCAGTTTGACTCCAAGTTCGCGCAAGAGGACGATGTGTTACCGGATGGTACATTTGTACCCATGGGTACGAGGGTTACATACCATCCGTATGCAATGGGTCGGATGGATCGGATTTGGGGGTCCGATTGCCTCAAATTCAAACCCGAAAGATGGTTGCATGCCGGTGTGTTTGTGCCGGAGGATCCATTTAAATACCCGGTTTTTCAGGCTGGGGTTAGGATTTGTTTGGGAAAAGAGTTGGCAGTTGTAGAGATGAAATCCTTGGTGGCTACATTGATAAGGCAATTTGATATTCGGGTAGTTGGGTCTGACACGGAGCCCCGGTTTGCACCAGGTCTTACCGCAACCATGCGGGGTGGGTTGTCGGTTCGGGTTTATGAGAGAAGTAGGTGA
- the LOC127744217 gene encoding uncharacterized protein LOC127744217, with protein MTISDQDETEQFGECLLKVYDGLICDNMDGESEICLPGDIVIPSSDQAFDNCLCNGTRLQVRKLGNHVIECEILTGNNVGHITLIPRMNMVPTNETVPVRFQRRQFLIIVSFAMTINKSPGQTLSHIGLYLSKPVFTHGQLYVALSRVK; from the exons ATGACTATTTCAGATCAAGATGAGACAGAGCAATTTGGTGAGTGCTTATTGAAAGTTTATGATGGTCTAATATGTGACAATATGGATGGTGAATCTGAGATATGTCTTCCAGGAGATATTGTTATTCCTTCTTCGGATCAGGCATTTGATAA TTGTCTTTGTAATGGTACAAGACTACAAGTTAGGAAACTTGGAAATCATGTCATAGAATGTGAAATTTTAACGGGTAACAATGTTGGTCATATTACTTTGATTCCAAGAATGAATATGGTACCAACAAATGAAACCGTCCCAGTTAGATTCCAACGAAGACAGTTTCTCATAATAGTATCATTTGCCATGACAATTAATAAGTCTCCAGGACAAACTTTATCTCATATTGGATTGTACTTGTCCAAACCAGTTTTTACACATGGCCAACTATATGTGGCACTTTCAAGAGTTAAGTAA
- the LOC127744218 gene encoding uncharacterized protein LOC127744218, with the protein MNIISWNCRGVGSKTFPSLIRDLRHEYSANLFFLLETHVNGIRGNQIRHKIGFDQSFVVDATGHAGGIWCLWDSSVWKVDVLEHDKQFVHLKITGWPYTWKRANLAERLDRGLSNLDWQIQFPEAIIKHMPMLKSDHSPICLQLFPTFSQNRRRRPFRFLAAWISHPDFGNVVNTSWNIQGSWTEGISNFKSRITDWNRSVFGNIFQRKQKILRRLQGINLSLGQSPNSFLEKLQKDLWGEYEQTLNQEEMLWFQKSRNKWIEFGDRNTKFFHGSTMIRRRKNIIVSLQNDTGEWINDKPTLENMATSFFNNLYTDSSPHTPFFLQNMFPNLNNTESHALGRNVSNEEIKDAMFDIGSWKALGRDGLQAIFYQSQWSKIGNDVCNLTKSIFLQPKKVKEVNETLITLISKVEPVSHFKQLRPISLCNVSYKVVTKILANRLRSVMNKLVRPNQCSFIPGRQSADNIIITQEVIHSMRNKKGGKGWMAIKIDLEKAYDRLKWSFIKETLLDIGLPKNFIDLTLSCISTARMRVLWNGEELEEFSPTRGIRQGDPISPYIFVLCIERLSQLISIAVDQDVWKPICLKKDGPPISHLCFADDIILFAEAKVDQANIINKCLEAFCQSSGQNVSKEKTRIFFSKNVGHMVRTEISNVLQFARTDDLGKYLGVPVLHSKVTKHTFEGIINKLHARLNSSKASSLSLAGRTTLVKSVLSSMPLYNMQSAILPASTCNTIDRICRNFIWGDTDQNKKIHLLNWKMICEPKHTGGLGIRHASLGNKAFMMKAGWGLIAKKDDLWAKVLRSKYGCGNDTMPRVERKRSNSNIWRGICASWENVERNCIWRVGDGTRIRFWDHHWAPGAGRLSDSLSQVSSGFNSTELLMDFCDISGHWDVGKLQGMLPEDIVQRITAISPPSPWKEADHIAWEPSSDGIFSTKTAYQVIMEEQHTQNQNFRLVWRWQGPERIRTFLWLATHNVILTNSERKRRHLTNDDSCPRCRCHEESTIHVLRDCFYAKSIWRKLFPPIGINSFFNTDLNEWLLQNLKSNNKWSCLFGVAVSTMWYLRNKLVFNGESVLVTTAVNQIRARSEEFGRVVQTNLTLRNNHNSGASNIRWSRPEKGYIKVNVDGSWFSHKNNAACGGVFRDANGKFMSRFAVIHGLNIATTNGYHNLVVESDSAAAINFINRGCPPTHPGAPLVQDIRILAGTNILQNIMYGTRLLINPDVPEAVMLRKNVYYREISQYLSVFSGKPAYVNADEVLYSIERKTIKELRVAADVGFYIILATVLDVEHVLSWWYKSCVCSVKAEANADTYFCDNCNKDVNNVINSETSNVNDIVERAISQVHVFEMDGGEHVISLCSKSDLC; encoded by the exons GTTGGCCTTACACCTGGAAAAGGGCTAATCTGGCGGAGAGACTTGACAGAGGTTTAAGCAACCTAGATTGGCAAATTCAATTCCCCGAGGCGATTATTAAGCATATGCCCATGCTTAAATCGGATCATTCCCCGATCTGCCTACAACTTTTCCCAACTTTCTCCCAAAATAGAAGGAGACGCCCATTCCGATTCTTAGCGGCATGGATCAGCCACCCAGATTTTGGAAACGTGGTGAATACATCTTGGAATATTCAGGGTTCTTGGACTGAGGGGATCTCGAACTTTAAAAGCAGAATTACGGATTGGAATAGGTCAGTCTTTGGTAACATCTTTCAGCGTAAGCAGAAAATTCTTAGACGCCTCCAAGGTATCAACTTGAGCTTGGGGCAATCCCCAAACTCTTTTCTTGAGAAATTGCAAAAAGATCTATGGGGGGAGTATGAACAGACTCTTAACCAGGAAGAAATGCTTTGGTTCCAAAAGTCTAGGAACAAGTGGATCGAGTTCGGTGACCGAAACACTAAATTCTTCCATGGTTCCACCATGATTAGAAGACGCAAAAATATAATTGTCTCTCTGCAGAATGACACTGGTGAATGGATAAATGATAAGCCTACCCTTGAAAATATGGCAACTTCTTTTTTCAACAACCTCTACACTGATAGCTCTCCCCatactcccttctttcttcaaAACATGTTCCCCAATCTGAACAACACAGAATCTCATGCCTTGGGCCGGAATGTATCAAATGAGGAAATCAAAGATGCCATGTTTGACATTGGGAGTTGGAAGGCTCTGGGAAGAGACGGATTGCAAGCCATCTTCTACCAAAGTCAGTGGAGTAAAATAGGCAACGACGTATGCAACCTAACCAAGAGTATCTTCCTGCAACCAAAAAAGGTCAAAGAGGTTAATGAAACCCTTATCACCCTTATCTCGAAAGTCGAACCTGTATCTCACTTTAAGCAGTTAAGACCCATCAGCCTTTGCAATGTTTCTTATAAAGTGGTTACAAAAATTTTGGCTAATAGATTGAGAAGTGTTATGAACAAGTTGGTTAGACCAAATCAGTGCAGCTTTATTCCTGGTAGACAGAGCGCCGACAACATCATCATCACTCAAGAAGTTATCCATTCTATGAGgaataaaaaagggggaaagGGTTGGATGGCTATAAAGATCGACCTGGAAAAAGCTTACGATAGACTTAAATGGAGTTTTATCAAGGAAACCCTCTTGGATATCGGGCTCCCAAAAAATTTCATTGATCTAACCCTCTCCTGTATTTCGACGGCCAGAATGAGAGTCCTGTGGAATGGAGAGGAACTCGAGGAATTCTCACCTACTAGAGGCATTAGACAAGGAGACCCCATATCTCCCTATATCTTTGTTCTTTGCATTGAAAGGCTCTCCCAACTAATCAGTATAGCAGTGGATCAAGACGTTTGGAAGCCTATATGTCTAAAGAAGGATGGACCTCCTATCTCCCATCTGTGCTTTGCAGATGATATCATTCTTTTTGCAGAAGCCAAAGTCGACCAAGCCAATATCATCAATAAGTGTCTAGAAGCCTTCTGTCAAAGCTCTGGCCAGAATGTCAGCAAAGAGAAAACTAGAATCTTCTTCTCTAAAAATGTGGGGCACATGGTTCGCACAGAGATAAGTAATGTCCTACAGTTTGCTAGAACTGATGATCTGGGAAAGTACTTGGGGGTGCCCGTTCTTCATTCTAAAGTAACAAAACATACCTTTGAAGGCATCATAAACAAACTCCATGCCAGACTAAATTCGTCGAAAGCTTCCTCTCTCTCCCTGGCTGGAAGAACTACTCTGGTGAAATCTGTTCTTTCTTCAATGCCTTTGTATAATATGCAATCTGCTATATTACCTGCCTCTACTTGTAATACTATTGATCGTATTTGcaggaattttatttggggcGACACTGATCAAAATAAGAAGATACACCTTCTTAACTGGAAGATGATCTGTGAGCCGAAACACACTGGTGGATTGGGTATTAGACATGCAAGCCTTGGCAACAAAGCCTTTATGATGAAAGCCGGTTGGGGACTGATAGCTAAAAAAGACGACCTTTGGGCTAAAGTCCTCCGGTCAAAGTATGGTTGTGGCAATGACACTATGCCCAGAGTAGAAAGAAAAAGGAGTAATTCCAATATCTGGAGAGGTATCTGTGCTTCCTGGGAGAACGTTGAGCGCAATTGCATCTGGAGAGTTGGAGATGGAACCCGAATCCGCTTCTGGGACCATCACTGGGCTCCGGGGGCAGGACGTCTGAGTGATTCTTTAAGTCAGGTAAGTAGTGGTTTCAACTCTACTGAGTTACTGATGGATTTTTGTGATATTTCAGGTCATTGGGATGTGGGAAAGCTCCAAGGGATGCTGCCCGAGGATATTGTTCAGAGAATCACAGCCATTTCTCCTCCGTCCCCGTGGAAGGAAGCTGATCATATTGCCTGGGAGCCTTCCTCAGACGGAATTTTCAGCACTAAAACAGCTTACCAGGTGATTATGGAGGAACAACACACTCAAAATCAGAACTTCCGGTTGGTCTGGAGGTGGCAGGGCCCGGAAAGGATAAGAACTTTCCTGTGGCTGGCGACCCATAATGTAATCCTCACGAACTCAGAAAGGAAACGGAGACATTTAACAAATGATGACTCCTGCCCAAGATGCCGTTGTCATGAAGAATCTACCATCCATGTGCTTCGGGACTGTTTCTATGCCAAAAGCATTTGGAGAAAGCTCTTCCCTCCAATTGGGATAAATTCCTTTTTTAATACCGACCTCAACGAGTGGCTGCTTCAAAACCTGAAATCCAATAACAAGTGGAGTTGTTTATTCGGTGTTGCAGTGTCAACTATGTGGTATCTTCGTAACAAGCTGGTTTTTAATGGTGAGTCAGTTTTAGTCACAACAGCTGTAAACCAGATACGAGCGCGATCAGAGGAATTTGGCAGAGTGGTCCAAACCAACTTAACATTGCGAAATAACCATAACTCTGGCGCCAGCAATATAAGATGGTCTCGACCCGAGAAAGGATACATTAAGGTTAATGTTGATGGTTCCTGGTTTAGCCACAAGAATAATGCTGCTTGTGGCGGTGTCTTCAGGGATGCGAACGGGAAGTTTATGTCGAGATTT GCAGTAATTCATGGGCTTAACATTGCTACAACTAACGGTTATCATAACCTTGTTGTGGAGTCCGACTCGGCTGCTGCGATTAACTTTATCAATCGCGGTTGCCCCCCAACTCACCCTGGTGCTCCACTGGTGCAGGATATCAGAATCTTGGCAG GTACCAATATTTTACAGAACATTATGTATGGTACTAGACTCTTGATAAATCCAGATGTTCCTGAGGCTGTGATGCTTCGAAAAAA CGTGTACTATAGAGAGATCTCGCAGTACTTGTCTGTGTTTTCTGGCAAACCGGCGTATGTTAATGCAGATGAAGTTTTATATTCCATTGAGAGGAAGACAATAAAGGAGTTACGTGTGGCTGCGGAT GTTGGATTTTATATTATTCTGGCCACTGTTCTTGATGTTGAACATGTTCTAAGTTGGTGGTATAAATCTTGTGTTTGCAGCGTGAAGGCAGAAGCTAATGCGGATACATACTTCTGCGATAACTGTAATAAGGACGTGAATAATGTGATTAATAG TGAAACTTCTAATGTGAATGATATCGTCGAAAGAGCAATATCTCAAGTCCATGTTTTTGAGATGGATGGCGGCGAACATGTCATATCCCTATGCTCGAAGTCTGACTTATGCTGA